GCTGAGGGTCCCCTCACTTTCGGGCGCCTCGTCCAGGGGTTCGCAGTCCGGCGGGAATTTCCCGGGATCGTCGGTCATGACCAGTTGCCCGCTCTGATCGCGACAGCGATAGATTTCATCCGCCGCCCATGCCGATCCGGGAGCGAGAAACAGAAAAGCCAGTGCAAGCAGTGCCCAGCGCAGCATACTCAGCCTCCTTAACTCAACCTTTGACAGTGACCGGCGCGCAACCTCAAGGCCGCCCCTTTTCCGCCCCGGCGCGCAGCAGGCGAAAAATTTCGCGGTAGGCACGGCGATCACCGCTCGTGCGAAAATCCTCGCCCAGCGCGGCCAACGTTTCGCGGTCGCAGCCGGGAAACAGCAGCAAAATCTCGTGCAGGGCCTCTTCTTGACTTTCGTCGCTGCACAGGCGGTCGCGTAACTGCTCCAGTTGATGAAAGTCCTTCACCTGCTCCTGGCGCCGGCCGCTGCGAACATCAAGATACTTCTCGGCGGCCGCCAGGGCCTGTTCATCGCGGCGCAGCAACGCCGCCAGATGTTTGGTCTGGCGTTTGCGCGCCCCGTGTTGGCGGGTTTCGCGCG
This region of Geoalkalibacter ferrihydriticus DSM 17813 genomic DNA includes:
- the yjgA gene encoding ribosome biogenesis factor YjgA, whose translation is MESFRETAPSRSAVKRRAQQIEDLARQMLELGDSEVRRLGWEAPLLEALRLARETRQHGARKRQTKHLAALLRRDEQALAAAEKYLDVRSGRRQEQVKDFHQLEQLRDRLCSDESQEEALHEILLLFPGCDRETLAALGEDFRTSGDRRAYREIFRLLRAGAEKGRP